Proteins encoded by one window of Tunturibacter psychrotolerans:
- a CDS encoding VWA domain-containing protein has translation MQSGRRIARRVVWVVATLLWVGLWASAGSGVCGAQEQENPLDVVHTPTPPPPPKTPEEKKPVIEGAANAAALGTSRRDARIRVDVNLVLIPATVTDSMNRLVTGLEKENFEVYDNNIGQVIKSFSTQDAPVTIGVIFDLSGSMSSKFVRARKALSEFLRTSNPQDEFFVVGFNDRPAVIVDYTSDVDDVEARMVMLKPENRTALIDAIYLGVDKLKQAKYERKALLIISDGGDNRSRYTEGELRRVVRESDVQIYSIGIFDQYAPTTEEQLGPLLLTDICDMTGGRMFRVSELGDLGDIASRISAELRNEYVIGYRPSEVKQDGNWRKLKIRLVPPPGLPNLTVHNRQGYYAPSQ, from the coding sequence TTGCAGTCAGGTCGGCGGATAGCGCGGCGAGTTGTCTGGGTTGTTGCGACATTGCTCTGGGTGGGGCTATGGGCTTCGGCAGGGAGCGGAGTCTGCGGTGCGCAGGAGCAGGAGAATCCGCTGGACGTAGTGCATACGCCTACACCTCCTCCACCACCGAAGACGCCAGAAGAAAAAAAACCTGTCATTGAAGGAGCGGCAAATGCAGCTGCGCTGGGAACCTCGCGGCGTGACGCGCGCATTCGTGTGGACGTGAATCTGGTGCTGATTCCAGCGACCGTGACCGATTCGATGAACCGTTTGGTCACGGGACTGGAGAAAGAAAACTTTGAGGTCTATGACAACAACATCGGGCAGGTGATTAAGAGCTTTTCGACACAAGATGCGCCGGTGACGATTGGGGTCATCTTCGACCTAAGCGGAAGTATGTCGTCGAAGTTTGTGCGGGCGCGGAAGGCGTTGAGTGAGTTTTTAAGAACGTCGAATCCGCAAGATGAGTTTTTTGTGGTGGGCTTCAACGACCGGCCTGCCGTAATTGTGGACTACACGTCGGATGTGGACGACGTTGAGGCGCGGATGGTGATGTTGAAGCCGGAGAATCGGACAGCGTTAATCGATGCGATCTATCTTGGCGTGGATAAATTGAAGCAGGCGAAGTATGAACGCAAGGCATTGCTGATCATCTCCGATGGCGGGGATAACCGGAGTCGCTATACAGAAGGCGAGCTGCGGCGGGTGGTGCGGGAGAGCGACGTTCAGATATATTCAATCGGGATCTTCGACCAATATGCCCCGACGACCGAGGAGCAGCTAGGGCCGCTTCTGCTGACCGATATCTGCGACATGACAGGGGGACGGATGTTCCGGGTGTCGGAGTTGGGTGACCTGGGGGATATTGCTTCGCGGATCAGCGCCGAGCTGAGAAATGAATATGTGATCGGATACAGGCCTTCGGAGGTGAAGCAGGATGGGAACTGGCGTAAATTGAAGATACGACTCGTTCCGCCGCCAGGGCTTCCAAACCTGACGGTACATAATCGCCAGGGGTACTATGCACCTTCGCAGTAA
- a CDS encoding DUF5009 domain-containing protein gives MNPTMEIPQASATNTIRAQRVASIDIFRGLTMTLMIFVNELAEVKGLPWWNYHAPAKVDAMTYVDMVFPAFLFILGMTIPIALEHRLRKNSSVPAFWLHIILRTIALVVLGLILANAELGSRALMGIGPMLWTILALGGAVLFWNVYPRIDRYQPSFRILRFSGLALMIAMFVIFRRTTPDGHAAWISTSYPEILGLLGWTYVAVSILYIATRRWNWAPLAWFAAMTILCIASTAKWIPFPNHLPLYVWPWGNGAMASIALAGVVASSIFVNSHLRWNTFRQKSTVAILFSVVTFFCGWLLTPLGISKIRATPTWCLYSISCSVLLFTLLYWVCDVRRAVRWAVFARPAGENTLLTYLLPDFYFFIVSACGFTYFAEHANYGLPGALRCLIFTALILALSALLTRWKLRLQI, from the coding sequence ATGAATCCAACGATGGAAATCCCCCAGGCGAGTGCAACCAATACGATTCGCGCTCAACGCGTTGCATCCATCGACATATTCCGCGGGCTAACGATGACCTTGATGATCTTTGTCAACGAACTGGCCGAGGTCAAGGGTCTCCCCTGGTGGAACTATCACGCTCCTGCAAAGGTCGATGCGATGACCTACGTAGATATGGTGTTTCCAGCCTTTCTATTCATCCTTGGGATGACGATCCCCATCGCTCTGGAACATCGACTCCGCAAAAATTCATCCGTGCCAGCTTTCTGGCTACATATCATCCTCCGCACCATCGCTTTGGTCGTCCTCGGACTTATTCTTGCGAACGCGGAACTGGGAAGTCGAGCGCTCATGGGGATAGGTCCGATGCTATGGACCATCCTCGCGCTCGGCGGTGCCGTCTTATTCTGGAACGTGTACCCACGCATTGACCGCTATCAGCCGTCGTTTCGAATTCTGCGATTCTCCGGTCTGGCATTGATGATCGCGATGTTCGTCATCTTTCGCCGAACGACTCCCGACGGACATGCGGCATGGATTTCAACGTCTTACCCCGAGATTCTGGGTTTGCTCGGGTGGACCTACGTCGCGGTTTCCATCCTGTACATCGCAACGCGACGATGGAACTGGGCACCGCTTGCGTGGTTCGCCGCCATGACGATCCTTTGTATCGCTTCAACAGCTAAGTGGATTCCGTTCCCAAATCATCTCCCCCTGTACGTCTGGCCATGGGGCAACGGTGCTATGGCTTCGATCGCCCTGGCCGGCGTCGTCGCTTCGAGCATCTTTGTGAACAGCCATCTCCGATGGAACACGTTTCGGCAGAAATCTACCGTCGCCATCCTATTCAGTGTTGTCACGTTCTTCTGCGGATGGCTTCTGACTCCCCTGGGCATCTCGAAGATTCGCGCCACTCCGACTTGGTGTCTCTACAGCATCAGCTGCAGCGTACTATTATTCACTCTCCTCTATTGGGTCTGCGATGTCAGGCGAGCAGTACGTTGGGCCGTATTCGCACGCCCCGCCGGCGAGAACACACTCCTAACCTATCTGCTCCCTGACTTCTACTTCTTCATCGTCTCCGCATGTGGCTTCACATACTTTGCGGAACACGCCAACTACGGTCTCCCCGGTGCACTAAGGTGCCTGATCTTCACAGCACTGATTCTGGCGCTCTCCGCGCTCCTCACCAGATGGAAGCTAAGATTGCAGATCTAG
- a CDS encoding trans-sulfuration enzyme family protein, giving the protein MKEMKKRPGFATRAIHDGQASDALTGAVNVPIYLTSTYQQEEIGKNKGHEYARLTNPTRDALEVSLCSLEGGTSAHVFGSGMAAITALCTMMKSGDHVVCSDNVYGGTGRLFDKVLTNYGLTFTYVDTSVAENVAAAITPATKLVHIETPTNPMMSLTDIGAVAKICHAKGVELSVDNTFLSPYLQQPIALGADIVMHSTTKFLNGHSDGLGGVLICTKPEHAETFRFVQKCTGGILSPFESYLLLRGVKTLAVRMKQHDANGRVVADFLKSHAKVQRVFYPGLGEHPQHELAKRQQKGFGSMISMELGSLEKANAFAKALRLGLLAESLGGVETLICHPATMTHAAVGAEGRARLGITDGLMRVSVGIEDVEDIVADLGQALDRI; this is encoded by the coding sequence ATGAAGGAAATGAAGAAACGACCTGGATTTGCAACGCGGGCGATCCATGATGGGCAGGCTTCGGATGCGTTGACCGGAGCGGTGAATGTACCGATCTATCTGACCTCGACGTATCAGCAGGAGGAGATCGGGAAGAATAAAGGGCATGAGTATGCGCGGCTGACAAACCCTACGCGGGATGCGTTGGAGGTGAGCCTGTGCTCGCTGGAGGGCGGAACGAGTGCTCACGTTTTCGGCAGTGGAATGGCTGCGATTACGGCGTTGTGCACGATGATGAAGTCGGGCGACCATGTGGTGTGCTCGGATAATGTGTATGGCGGGACGGGACGGTTGTTCGACAAGGTGCTGACGAACTATGGGCTGACCTTTACCTATGTCGACACGAGTGTGGCAGAGAATGTAGCTGCTGCAATTACGCCGGCGACGAAGCTGGTGCATATCGAGACGCCGACGAATCCGATGATGTCGCTGACGGATATTGGGGCTGTGGCAAAGATCTGTCATGCGAAGGGTGTGGAGTTGAGTGTCGACAATACGTTCCTGTCACCGTATCTGCAGCAGCCGATCGCACTGGGAGCGGATATCGTGATGCACTCGACGACAAAATTTTTGAATGGGCACTCGGATGGGCTGGGCGGTGTATTGATCTGCACGAAGCCGGAGCACGCGGAGACGTTTCGGTTTGTGCAGAAGTGCACAGGCGGAATTCTGTCACCATTTGAAAGTTATTTGCTACTGCGTGGAGTGAAAACACTTGCTGTGCGGATGAAGCAACATGATGCGAATGGGCGCGTGGTTGCGGATTTCTTGAAGAGCCACGCGAAGGTTCAACGGGTATTTTACCCAGGGTTGGGGGAGCATCCCCAACACGAACTGGCGAAGCGACAACAGAAGGGATTTGGATCCATGATCTCGATGGAACTGGGGTCGCTGGAAAAGGCGAATGCGTTTGCCAAGGCGTTGCGCCTTGGACTGCTGGCGGAGTCGTTAGGAGGGGTGGAGACGCTGATCTGTCACCCAGCCACCATGACCCATGCTGCGGTCGGAGCAGAGGGTCGCGCACGCCTGGGGATTACGGATGGATTGATGCGGGTATCGGTCGGGATTGAGGATGTGGAGGATATCGTCGCGGACCTGGGACAGGCTCTGGATCGAATTTAG
- a CDS encoding PLP-dependent cysteine synthase family protein has product MKVVESILELVGQTPMVRLRRLESGSGSENCAEIWAKLEYLNPGGSIKDRAALGIVLDAERRGVLQPGGTIVEATAGNTGVGLALIGVNRGYKVMLYVPEQFAEEKCKLMRGLGATVVRTPEDEGMAGAIRRALQFEKETPGAFAALQFENPANPDFHEETTAAEIWEQMEGRVDAWVSGVGSAGTFTGVARFFKKKRPEILTVAVEPQGSVLEGGEPGPHKVEGIGVSFIPATFDRSVCDRVMMVMDEPALGMVTRLAAEEGVFAGSSAGAMLCATVDVARELGKGKRVVTVIPDSVERYLSKGLLD; this is encoded by the coding sequence ATGAAGGTTGTAGAGAGCATATTGGAGCTGGTAGGGCAAACGCCGATGGTGCGTTTGCGCCGACTTGAGTCAGGAAGCGGCAGTGAGAACTGCGCGGAGATCTGGGCAAAGCTGGAATATTTGAACCCTGGTGGAAGTATCAAAGACAGGGCCGCGCTAGGGATCGTGCTGGATGCGGAGCGGCGGGGAGTTTTGCAGCCGGGCGGAACGATCGTTGAGGCGACAGCGGGGAATACCGGCGTTGGGTTGGCGCTGATTGGTGTAAATCGTGGGTACAAGGTGATGCTGTATGTGCCGGAGCAGTTTGCGGAGGAGAAGTGCAAACTGATGCGTGGGCTCGGGGCGACCGTGGTGCGAACACCTGAGGATGAGGGCATGGCAGGCGCGATTCGGAGGGCGCTGCAGTTCGAAAAAGAGACGCCGGGAGCGTTCGCTGCGCTGCAATTTGAGAATCCGGCGAATCCTGATTTTCATGAGGAGACGACGGCAGCCGAGATCTGGGAGCAGATGGAAGGCCGCGTGGACGCTTGGGTTTCGGGAGTGGGCTCGGCGGGAACCTTTACCGGGGTGGCTCGGTTTTTCAAGAAGAAGCGACCGGAGATTCTGACTGTTGCCGTGGAGCCGCAGGGGAGTGTGCTGGAGGGTGGAGAGCCGGGGCCGCATAAGGTGGAAGGTATTGGTGTTTCGTTTATTCCTGCAACGTTTGACCGCTCTGTATGTGATCGCGTGATGATGGTGATGGATGAGCCGGCGTTGGGGATGGTTACGCGGTTGGCCGCGGAAGAGGGTGTGTTTGCTGGCTCCAGCGCAGGTGCGATGTTGTGCGCGACCGTTGATGTGGCGAGAGAACTTGGAAAAGGGAAGAGAGTGGTAACGGTGATCCCGGATTCGGTCGAGCGGTATCTGTCGAAGGGACTGTTGGACTAA
- a CDS encoding glycoside hydrolase family 18 protein: MKRSCNLFNRLLLRVLTVCVAILVLPMCFPFHLRAATSPVQKKEIIAYIFPKDRILTPQEVSATKLTRINYAFANLQNGQIVEGFAHDAENFAVLNSLKRDNSSLTVVVSVGGWTWSGDFSDMSLTKQSRQVFIESAVKFVEKYELDGVDIDWEYPGMAGDNNRFRPEDKQNYTRLLKELRERFDKEQKKLHRHLVTSIATGASTDFLEHTEMAKVQRYVDTVNLMSYDYYVPSWDKTTGHHAPLFTNSADPKKISADRTVNEYESAGVPPEKLVLGVPFYGKSWTQVPDQNHGLFQPGKEAPNTYLPFNALTSLQNSGYTRYWDSTASAPYLYNHDTQTFISYDDPDSLKKKCEYVIDHKLAGVMFWEYTGDSANTLLDSINVGLQRDSRITTETR, from the coding sequence ATGAAGCGTAGTTGTAACCTTTTCAACCGTCTATTACTTCGCGTACTAACTGTGTGCGTGGCTATCCTTGTCCTGCCTATGTGCTTCCCCTTTCATCTGCGAGCCGCAACATCTCCCGTACAGAAAAAGGAGATCATTGCCTACATCTTTCCAAAGGATAGGATCCTTACGCCGCAGGAAGTATCAGCAACAAAGTTGACGCGCATCAACTACGCCTTCGCCAATCTACAAAACGGTCAAATCGTTGAAGGCTTCGCGCATGACGCAGAAAACTTCGCGGTCCTCAACTCTCTAAAACGAGACAACTCTTCTCTGACCGTAGTGGTCTCGGTTGGCGGATGGACGTGGTCCGGCGATTTCTCTGACATGTCTCTAACGAAGCAGAGTAGACAGGTCTTCATCGAAAGCGCAGTCAAATTCGTAGAAAAATACGAACTCGACGGCGTTGATATCGATTGGGAATACCCCGGAATGGCTGGCGACAATAATCGGTTTCGCCCTGAAGACAAGCAGAACTACACACGCCTACTCAAAGAGCTGAGGGAACGATTCGATAAAGAACAAAAGAAACTCCATCGACATCTGGTGACGTCCATCGCAACGGGTGCTTCGACCGATTTCCTTGAGCACACCGAGATGGCGAAAGTACAGAGATACGTGGACACGGTCAACCTGATGTCTTACGACTACTACGTCCCGAGCTGGGACAAAACCACCGGACACCATGCGCCGCTGTTCACTAATTCCGCCGATCCGAAGAAAATCTCAGCCGACCGCACAGTAAACGAATATGAAAGCGCCGGTGTGCCTCCGGAGAAACTCGTGCTCGGCGTGCCTTTCTACGGCAAGAGCTGGACGCAGGTTCCGGATCAGAACCACGGACTCTTTCAACCTGGAAAGGAAGCACCTAACACCTATCTCCCGTTCAACGCTTTGACCAGCCTGCAGAATAGTGGCTACACACGCTACTGGGATTCGACCGCTTCTGCCCCATATCTCTACAATCACGACACCCAAACCTTCATATCGTATGACGACCCCGATTCATTAAAGAAGAAATGCGAGTACGTGATTGATCACAAGTTGGCCGGGGTCATGTTCTGGGAGTACACCGGTGACTCTGCCAACACTCTTCTTGACTCAATCAATGTTGGCTTGCAGCGTGACTCGCGCATCACGACGGAGACGCGATGA
- a CDS encoding acyl-CoA dehydrogenase — MFGLTDEQKQLQSAVRAFAEGEVAPHVSEWDEKSEFPHEVVKKLGEMGLLGVIFPESLSGAGMGYVEYVLAIEELSRVDGSVGIIVAAHNSLCTNHIMLGGNDEQRTRWIPKLASGQWLGAWGLTEPGSGSDAGGARTTAVKRGDKWVLNGSKTFITNGSYANCAVVLAVTDKEKGTRGGISAFVVERGTKGFRSGRKENKLGLRASDTAELIFEDCEIPAENLVGKEGDGFKDAMRVLDGGRISIAALSLGMARGALDAAMKYAQERRQFGKTISEFQAIQFKLADMATELDAAWLLTMRAAQMKDAGKKVTLESAMAKLYASEAACRICDEGLQIHGGYGFIKDYPAEKFYRDVRLCPIGEGTSEIQRMVIARELLGKSPSRG, encoded by the coding sequence ATGTTTGGATTGACCGATGAGCAGAAGCAGTTGCAGAGTGCGGTACGGGCCTTTGCCGAGGGTGAAGTAGCCCCGCACGTTTCGGAGTGGGATGAGAAGAGCGAGTTCCCACACGAAGTGGTGAAGAAGCTTGGAGAGATGGGACTGCTGGGTGTGATCTTTCCTGAGTCATTGAGTGGGGCCGGCATGGGCTACGTGGAGTATGTGCTGGCGATTGAAGAGCTTTCCCGCGTGGACGGCAGCGTGGGGATTATTGTGGCGGCGCATAATTCGCTGTGCACGAACCACATCATGCTAGGTGGGAACGACGAGCAGAGGACGCGGTGGATTCCCAAGCTGGCGAGTGGTCAGTGGCTTGGGGCGTGGGGTCTGACGGAGCCTGGGTCCGGCTCGGATGCTGGCGGCGCGCGCACAACTGCTGTGAAGCGTGGCGATAAGTGGGTGCTGAATGGGAGTAAGACGTTCATCACCAATGGGAGCTATGCAAATTGCGCGGTAGTACTGGCAGTAACGGATAAGGAGAAGGGAACCCGTGGAGGAATCTCGGCGTTCGTCGTGGAGCGCGGTACGAAAGGGTTTCGGTCGGGGCGGAAGGAGAACAAGCTTGGTTTACGGGCGAGCGATACTGCAGAGCTGATCTTCGAAGATTGCGAAATTCCGGCGGAGAATCTTGTCGGCAAGGAGGGTGATGGCTTCAAAGATGCGATGCGCGTGCTCGATGGCGGAAGAATTTCGATTGCAGCGCTAAGTTTGGGGATGGCACGCGGAGCGCTCGATGCTGCGATGAAGTATGCGCAGGAGAGACGACAGTTCGGCAAGACGATCAGTGAGTTTCAAGCGATTCAGTTCAAACTGGCCGATATGGCGACCGAGCTGGATGCCGCGTGGTTGTTGACAATGCGTGCGGCACAGATGAAGGACGCAGGTAAAAAAGTGACTCTCGAGTCTGCGATGGCAAAGCTCTATGCGAGCGAGGCCGCATGTAGGATCTGCGATGAAGGTCTGCAGATACATGGCGGATACGGATTCATTAAGGACTATCCCGCGGAGAAATTTTACCGGGATGTGCGGCTGTGTCCGATTGGTGAAGGTACGAGTGAGATTCAGCGGATGGTGATTGCGCGGGAGCTGCTGGGGAAGAGTCCTAGTCGTGGCTAG
- a CDS encoding VWA domain-containing protein: MHLRSKCFSLGMAAAGWLALLSGGVSGWAQRPASPQTPAKQQPASQQPSLTIDRDPVASPDPDPPAQSQTGAPQGVGASSAISREGGKYTLRQDAYEVRLNATVLDGSGRSVQTLDRDAFHIYEDGVPQTINSFRHEDLPVSLGLLIDSSGSMYDKRVSVDKASLDFVKLSNPEDEEFLVDFSWEAFIDQDFTNNIDKLQQGLGYIKSSGGTAIYDALVASADYLSKNAKHPKQVLLVITDGEDNASSATLEQTIRRIQDLDGPVIYCVGLLFGDDTDKRESRHARRVLETLAEQTGGAAYFPKSVKEVDAIAAEVAQDIRTQYTISYHSTKSPTLGGYREVHVEAKSKNFGRLSVRTRTGYYPRVIADASKGGSAGFSAGNKP, translated from the coding sequence ATGCACCTTCGCAGTAAGTGTTTTTCATTAGGGATGGCCGCCGCGGGGTGGTTGGCGCTGCTGTCGGGTGGGGTAAGCGGATGGGCGCAGCGGCCGGCGTCTCCGCAGACACCCGCGAAACAACAGCCTGCATCGCAACAGCCTTCGCTGACTATCGATCGCGATCCTGTGGCTTCGCCGGACCCAGACCCGCCTGCCCAGAGCCAGACTGGTGCGCCGCAAGGTGTGGGAGCCAGTAGTGCAATCTCTCGTGAGGGCGGCAAGTACACGCTGCGACAGGATGCTTATGAAGTCCGGTTGAACGCGACTGTGCTCGATGGGAGCGGACGCTCGGTTCAGACACTGGATAGAGATGCGTTTCACATTTACGAAGATGGCGTACCCCAGACCATCAACTCCTTTCGGCATGAGGATTTGCCAGTTTCGCTGGGGCTGCTGATCGATAGTTCAGGATCGATGTATGACAAGCGGGTTTCGGTGGATAAGGCCTCGCTGGATTTTGTAAAGCTGTCGAACCCGGAAGATGAAGAGTTTTTAGTGGACTTCTCATGGGAGGCGTTCATCGACCAGGACTTTACGAACAATATCGACAAGCTGCAACAAGGGTTGGGATACATCAAGTCAAGCGGTGGGACGGCAATTTACGATGCGCTGGTGGCTTCGGCGGACTATTTGAGCAAGAACGCGAAACATCCGAAGCAGGTGCTGCTTGTGATCACAGATGGTGAAGACAATGCTTCGAGCGCGACGCTGGAACAGACGATTCGGAGGATTCAGGATCTGGATGGGCCGGTGATCTACTGCGTGGGATTGTTGTTTGGCGACGATACCGATAAACGCGAGTCGCGGCATGCGCGCAGAGTTTTGGAGACTCTCGCGGAACAGACGGGCGGAGCGGCGTACTTTCCGAAGTCGGTGAAAGAGGTAGACGCGATTGCTGCGGAGGTGGCGCAGGATATTCGCACCCAGTACACGATCTCGTATCACTCGACGAAATCGCCGACGCTGGGCGGGTATCGCGAGGTGCACGTAGAGGCGAAGTCGAAGAACTTCGGGAGGCTTTCGGTGCGGACGCGAACAGGCTACTACCCGAGGGTGATCGCGGATGCGAGCAAAGGCGGCAGTGCGGGCTTTAGTGCAGGGAACAAGCCTTGA